A genomic window from Sebastes fasciatus isolate fSebFas1 chromosome 7, fSebFas1.pri, whole genome shotgun sequence includes:
- the LOC141771430 gene encoding acetylcholinesterase-like codes for MATVSHCTRLALLLLLPNFLTVSTATHDDLVIDTRNGKVQGKLLSVPGGDVRAFLGIPYGKPPVGKKRFSAPEPVERWEGVRDAIKFLNTCYQVPDKSNPGFKGTEMWNPNTPLSEDCLYLNVWSPQPKPLSLAPVLVWIYGGGFTSGTSSLDVYDGRFLSKSEGVVVVSMNYRLGAFGFLSLPDNKNFQSNAGLLDQRLALRWVANNIASFGGDSKKVTLFGESAGSASVGLHLLSPGSQDLFQRAVMQSGAPNAPWATISQDEAWRRSMKLATLLGCPQSPPAALEACLQQADAKEITSKQHDVFIKPSAIALPFVPLADGDFLPDEIEVLLSTGTLPKKEVLFGLNKDEGTYFVNYGVPGVTLNQSLVTRNEFQKGVAMLMPHASDVTRDAAIFQYTDWTDVNNGTKNRDLLASLYGGQMFFCPVLEFAHRYSQRGGKSFLYHFDHRSSGNPWPEWMGVMHGDEINFVFGMPLNASLGYTKNEVNMTKKFMKHWGNFARTGNPSIDGANWPVFTPEQQEYVTLNYNHPEQKKMMKAKECHLWGTVIPKVQKLSDDLLTCVKANGIILHCNYILLFILLVIT; via the exons ATGGCGACAGTCTCTCACTGTACACGCCTAGCCCTTCTTCTTTTGTTACCTAATTTCCTGACTGTATCAACTGCCACTCACGATGACCTTGTAATCGACACTAGGAATGGCAAAGTTCAAGGGAAGTTGCTTTCAGTGCCGGGTGGTGATGTTCGAGCATTTTTGGGGATCCCTTATGGAAAACCACCTGTGGGGAAAAAGAGATTCAGCGCTCCAGAGCCAGTAGAGAGATGGGAAGGGGTGAGGGATGCCATCAAATTCCTAAATACCTGCTATCAGGTGCCAGATAAATCCAATCCAG GGTTCAAAGGTACAGAGATGTGGAACCCAAACACTCCTCTGAGTGAGGACTGTCTGTACCTAAACGTTTGGTCACCCCAGCCTAAGCCCTTATCACTGGCTCCAGTCCTTGTCTGGATCTATGGAGGCGGGTTCACTTCTGGAACATCCTCTCTGGACGTCTATGATGGCCGCTTCTTGAGTAAATCTGAAGGCGTTGTTGTGGTATCAATGAATTACAG ACTCGGAGCTTTTGGTTTCCTGTCTCTTCCCGACAACAAGAACTTCCAAAGCAATGCAGGCCTGCTGGACCAGCGCTTAGCCCTCCGCTGGGTTGCCAACAATATAGCTTCTTTTGGAGGTGATTCCAAAAAG GTGACTCTGTTTGGGGAGAGCGCTGGGTCAGCATCGGTGGGCCTCCACCTTCTCTCCCCAGGCAGCCAGGATCTGTTTCAAAGGGCTGTGATGCAGAGTGGTGCTCCGAATGCACCGTGGGCCACAATCAGCCAGGATGAGGCCTGGCGCAG GTCCATGAAGCTGGCGACGTTACTGGGGTGTCCCCAatctcctccagctgctctgGAAGCTTGTCTGCAGCAGGCTGATGCTAAGGAAATCACATCGAAGCAACACGATGTTTTCATAAAGCCTTCAGCCATAGCGTTACCCTTTGTTCCTCTTGCTGATGGGGACTTCCTACCAGATGAAATCgaa GTGTTGCTTAGTACCGGTACCCTCCCAAAGAAAGAGGTGCTCTTTGGCTTAAACAAGGATGAAGGGACCTATTTCGTAAATTATGGAGTGCCTGGAGTTACCCTCAATCAGAGTCTCGTCACCAGGAATGAGTTCCAGAAAGGAGTGGCAATGTTAATGCCACATGCAAGTGATGTCACAAGAGATGCGGCCATTTTCCAATACACTGATTGGACAGATGTGAATAATGGGACGAAAAATCGCGACTTGCTGGCTAGTCTGTATGGaggacaaatgtttttttgtcccGTGCTAGAGTTCGCTCACAG GTACTCACAACGTGGTGGTAAGTCTTTCCTCTATCATTTCGATCACCGGTCGTCCGGCAATCCTTGGCCAGAATGGATGGGCGTTATGCACGGCGATGAGATAAATTTTGTCTTTGGAATGCCTCTGAATGCATCCCTGGGATACACGAAGAATGAAGTGAACATGACCAAGAAGTTTATGAAACACTGGGGCAACTTTGCCCGGACAGG gaATCCAAGCATTGATGGAGCTAACTGGCCCGTGTTCACCCCTGAACAGCAGGAGTATGTCACTCTGAACTACAACCATCCAGAACAAAAGAAGATGATGAAAGCTAAAGAGTGTCACCTCTGGGGCACAGTAATACCAAAAGTACAGAAACTCTCAG ATGATCTGCTGACTTGTGTTAAAGCCAATGGGATTATACTCCACTGTAAttacatcctcctcttcattctACTGGTTATAACTTGA